A region from the uncultured Bacteroides sp. genome encodes:
- a CDS encoding MFS transporter — protein sequence MKYTLREGEGLPSSILWLMTIGAGLVVANLYYNQPLLGMMGREFNISESKANLISMFTQVGYAVGLLFIVPLGDKFKRRPVLAFDFLLLVLALLGIAVSPTIGIALFASLFIGICSVVPQMFVPIAAQLSTPETKGKNIGIVMSGLLTGILASRVISGLVGQYWGWREMYYIVVVLMVGYGLLVVWKLPDIKPTFKGTYVGLMKSIVFYARTQPVLRLSAIRGALAFSAFLAFWTTLVFHLERAPFYAGSDIAGTLGLLGIGGALIASVAGRFSHKLGENNIISAGLLLMFSGWLICWVGGYSYIGLIIGIVLLDMGMQCVQISNQVIIYSLCPEATNRVNTVFMTTYFIGGALGTFIAGKAWQYFAWEGVAASGLLILTTALVIHWSFSPKFVQGHRVKR from the coding sequence ATGAAATATACATTGCGCGAGGGCGAGGGACTTCCAAGTTCCATTCTTTGGCTCATGACGATTGGTGCGGGACTCGTCGTGGCTAATCTTTACTATAACCAGCCTTTATTGGGCATGATGGGGCGTGAGTTTAATATTAGTGAATCAAAAGCGAACCTCATCTCTATGTTTACACAGGTGGGCTATGCAGTGGGATTGCTGTTTATTGTACCTTTGGGCGATAAGTTTAAAAGACGCCCCGTATTGGCGTTCGATTTTTTGTTGCTGGTATTGGCTTTGCTGGGCATTGCGGTTAGTCCTACTATCGGAATTGCCTTGTTCGCCAGTTTGTTTATAGGCATCTGCTCTGTGGTGCCGCAGATGTTTGTGCCTATTGCGGCGCAACTATCTACCCCCGAAACAAAAGGAAAGAATATTGGTATTGTTATGAGCGGATTGCTTACGGGTATTCTCGCTTCCCGCGTCATCAGCGGACTGGTGGGGCAATACTGGGGCTGGAGAGAAATGTATTACATCGTTGTGGTACTCATGGTGGGATACGGACTTCTGGTGGTTTGGAAACTACCCGATATAAAGCCTACCTTTAAAGGCACGTATGTCGGATTAATGAAATCGATCGTGTTTTATGCACGCACGCAACCGGTGTTGAGACTGTCGGCTATCAGGGGAGCCTTGGCGTTTAGTGCTTTTCTCGCTTTCTGGACTACGCTGGTTTTTCATCTCGAACGGGCTCCTTTCTATGCGGGAAGTGATATTGCCGGAACGTTGGGATTACTGGGCATCGGCGGGGCGCTTATTGCTTCGGTGGCAGGGCGTTTTTCTCACAAGTTGGGAGAAAACAATATCATTTCCGCCGGATTGTTGCTGATGTTTAGCGGCTGGTTGATCTGCTGGGTGGGCGGGTATTCGTACATTGGTTTAATTATAGGTATTGTGTTGCTCGATATGGGCATGCAATGTGTGCAGATATCCAATCAGGTGATAATCTACTCTCTCTGTCCTGAAGCAACCAATCGTGTAAATACGGTTTTTATGACTACTTATTTTATAGGCGGTGCGCTGGGAACCTTCATAGCCGGGAAGGCCTGGCAATATTTTGCTTGGGAGGGAGTAGCCGCATCCGGTTTGCTCATATTAACGACTGCACTTGTCATTCACTGGTCGTTTTCGCCCAAATTTGTTCAGGGACACAGGGTAAAAAGATGA
- a CDS encoding DUF3347 domain-containing protein has product MKNLFNKSIIILFSLTLTFATTNCVYAQQSGMKAHHASHADAMTGATSEMHMDGAEFKDAKVAAIYKSYHALYEALATDNLQAAQKAAVSLSATAKAVSGATGIAAGAKKVASAKTIEAQRKEFSAISSDMIALFKKGVLKKGEVYAAFCPMANGGQGAYWLTSEKKIANPYYGSKMSGCGSIKETLK; this is encoded by the coding sequence ATGAAAAATCTATTCAACAAAAGTATCATTATACTTTTCAGTCTTACTCTTACATTTGCTACTACCAATTGTGTTTACGCTCAACAATCGGGCATGAAAGCCCACCACGCATCTCACGCCGACGCCATGACGGGAGCCACATCCGAGATGCATATGGATGGCGCCGAGTTTAAAGATGCCAAAGTTGCAGCAATCTACAAAAGCTACCATGCTCTTTACGAAGCATTGGCTACGGACAATCTGCAAGCAGCACAGAAAGCAGCTGTTTCCTTATCGGCAACAGCCAAAGCGGTTTCCGGCGCAACCGGTATCGCCGCCGGTGCAAAAAAAGTAGCTTCGGCTAAAACCATTGAAGCGCAACGCAAAGAGTTTTCTGCTATCAGCAGTGACATGATTGCACTATTCAAGAAAGGTGTACTGAAAAAAGGAGAAGTTTATGCAGCCTTTTGCCCCATGGCCAATGGCGGACAAGGAGCCTACTGGTTGACAAGTGAAAAGAAGATAGCCAATCCTTACTACGGCAGCAAAATGTCGGGTTGTGGCAGCATCAAAGAGACCCTGAAATAA
- a CDS encoding efflux RND transporter permease subunit, protein MINKIIRYFLENRLVTMLLLVLVVVWGISTSPFNWHGGIIPRDPIPVDAIPDIGDNQQIVATEWMGRSPKDIQDQITYPLTTSLLGIPGVKTIRSTSMFGMSFIYIIFNDDVEFYWSRSRVLEKLNSLPKGTLPEGVQPSLGPDATALGQIYWYTLEGRNPKTGKPTGGWDAQELRTIQDFYVKYSLSSAEGVSEVSSAGGFVKEYQIELNPDAMRAFNVSVMDIMDAVKKSNLDIGAETMEINKVEYLIRGLGYVKNISDLENAVITVRKGAPVRISDVAFVNIGPGTRRGGLDKEGVEAVGGVVVARYGSNPLQVINNVKAKIKEMEAGLPQKTLADGTVSKVTVVPFYDRTGLIKETIGTLETSLTHEILICIIVIIVLVLNLRSSIIIAGMLPIAVLSTFIIMRYTGVAANIVALSGIAIAIGVMVDVGVVFVESIIRYMEMPENKGIRGGKKFVNLIYQAVSEVSSAIATAMTTTIVSFLPVFAMQAQEGKLFTPLAYTKSYALVSAFVLGLIVLPTLAYYLFSIKVNSRLIRKGLNYVLVVGGIVLSVVYGSLPALGLVAVGINNLTANYWKNPKYSIYINIGIALVVAIFYLSGAWLPMGPQKGFFSNALFVAGCIAIILSILWTLVLYYERILRWCLAHRWQFMLIPTTTIVFGIVIWIGFNSTFGFVASGFEAVGWNSFRQTSVWQAASKTFPGVGQEFMPSLNEGSFLLMPTSMPHTGVEQNLEYIKTLDKRLTAIPEVEVAVGKWGRSNSALDPAPIQMFENTINYRPEYILDEDGQRERFKVNGKGAYLLKGGNTYNPSDGFRRIPADSLIPDEHGDYFRQWRPKIKNANDIWQEIVNVTHLPGVTSAPKLQPIEARLVMLSTGMRAPMGLKIYGPDLETIEQGGKAMEKALKSVPSVIPSSVFYDRAVGAPYLEIKLNRENMARYGIKVTDLQEILSAAVGGMVLSKTVEGRERFPIRLRYARELRNSPEELSALLIPTATGAQIPLKEVADIQYTKGAQMIQSENTFLVGYVIFDKQAGKAEVNVVNEAQKVLKQKIASGELKLPKGVSYKFAGNYEQQERATSRLLIVVPLALLIVLLVLYFQFRTVTASLIHFSGVFVAFAGGFILLWLYGQDWFMNFSVGGENMRDLFQMHTINLSVAVWVGFIALFGVATDDGVLMGTYIHQTFLHKNPQSKHEIREAVIEAGLKRVRPAAMTTATTLIALLPVLTSTGKGADIMIPMAIPTFGGMLIQSMTMFVVPVLQCWWREGAIKKNIKMQEETNDEE, encoded by the coding sequence ATGATTAATAAAATCATTCGTTATTTCCTTGAAAACAGGCTGGTTACGATGCTCTTATTAGTGTTGGTTGTGGTGTGGGGTATCTCTACCTCACCCTTCAACTGGCATGGGGGAATCATTCCCAGAGACCCGATACCGGTAGATGCTATTCCCGATATCGGTGATAACCAGCAAATTGTGGCTACCGAATGGATGGGGCGTTCGCCCAAAGACATTCAAGACCAGATTACGTATCCCTTAACGACTTCCTTACTGGGCATTCCGGGTGTAAAGACCATCCGTAGTACTTCCATGTTCGGCATGTCGTTCATCTATATTATTTTCAATGACGATGTAGAGTTCTACTGGAGTCGTTCGCGAGTATTGGAGAAACTTAATTCCTTGCCCAAAGGTACGTTGCCCGAAGGAGTGCAGCCATCGCTTGGGCCTGATGCAACGGCTTTAGGGCAGATTTATTGGTATACGCTCGAAGGGCGAAATCCCAAAACCGGCAAACCCACCGGAGGTTGGGATGCCCAAGAGCTACGCACCATTCAGGACTTCTACGTAAAGTATTCGCTTTCATCGGCCGAAGGCGTATCCGAAGTCAGCTCCGCCGGAGGTTTTGTTAAAGAGTATCAGATTGAGCTTAACCCCGATGCCATGCGGGCATTCAACGTATCGGTGATGGATATCATGGATGCTGTTAAGAAAAGCAACCTTGACATCGGTGCCGAAACGATGGAAATCAACAAGGTGGAATACCTTATTCGTGGCTTGGGGTATGTTAAGAACATCTCGGACTTAGAGAATGCGGTGATCACCGTACGCAAGGGGGCACCTGTTCGCATTTCAGACGTGGCCTTTGTCAACATTGGTCCCGGCACGCGTAGAGGCGGACTGGATAAGGAAGGGGTTGAGGCCGTAGGTGGAGTCGTTGTGGCCCGCTATGGGTCTAATCCGCTGCAGGTGATAAACAATGTGAAGGCTAAAATCAAAGAAATGGAAGCGGGGTTGCCGCAAAAGACATTGGCAGACGGCACTGTTTCTAAAGTGACAGTCGTTCCCTTCTATGATCGCACAGGGTTGATAAAAGAAACAATCGGTACGTTGGAAACCTCGCTTACCCACGAAATTCTGATCTGTATCATCGTTATCATTGTGTTGGTGCTCAATCTCCGATCGTCTATCATCATAGCCGGCATGCTGCCCATAGCGGTATTGTCTACGTTCATCATTATGCGCTATACGGGAGTGGCGGCCAATATAGTGGCTCTATCGGGCATTGCCATTGCCATCGGAGTGATGGTGGATGTGGGGGTAGTCTTCGTGGAGAGCATTATTCGCTACATGGAGATGCCCGAAAACAAAGGTATCAGAGGTGGAAAGAAGTTCGTGAATCTGATTTATCAGGCCGTAAGCGAAGTGTCCAGTGCCATTGCTACTGCCATGACTACCACGATCGTCAGTTTCCTGCCGGTATTCGCCATGCAGGCGCAAGAAGGTAAACTGTTTACTCCGTTGGCTTATACAAAATCGTACGCACTGGTATCTGCCTTCGTGTTGGGACTTATTGTGCTCCCTACCCTTGCCTACTATCTGTTTTCCATTAAGGTAAATTCCCGGCTCATTCGCAAAGGGCTCAACTATGTACTGGTTGTTGGGGGCATTGTTTTATCCGTCGTTTATGGAAGTCTTCCTGCTTTGGGACTGGTGGCAGTAGGGATCAATAACCTCACCGCCAATTATTGGAAAAATCCGAAATACAGCATCTATATAAATATAGGCATTGCACTCGTGGTGGCTATCTTTTATCTGTCCGGTGCCTGGTTGCCCATGGGGCCTCAGAAAGGATTTTTTTCTAACGCACTATTCGTAGCGGGCTGTATAGCTATCATTCTAAGCATCTTGTGGACACTCGTTCTTTACTACGAACGCATCTTGCGTTGGTGCCTGGCTCACAGATGGCAGTTTATGCTTATTCCTACCACTACCATTGTTTTTGGCATTGTGATATGGATTGGTTTCAATAGTACTTTCGGGTTCGTAGCTTCGGGCTTTGAGGCTGTAGGATGGAACAGCTTCCGGCAAACGAGTGTGTGGCAGGCGGCATCGAAAACTTTTCCGGGTGTGGGACAGGAGTTTATGCCTTCGCTCAATGAAGGTTCATTCTTGCTGATGCCTACCAGTATGCCTCATACGGGAGTGGAACAGAATCTGGAATACATCAAAACGCTGGATAAACGTCTGACCGCTATTCCCGAAGTAGAAGTAGCCGTAGGTAAATGGGGACGAAGTAATTCGGCACTCGACCCCGCACCGATTCAGATGTTCGAAAACACCATTAACTACCGCCCGGAATATATTCTGGATGAAGACGGTCAGCGCGAAAGGTTTAAGGTGAACGGGAAAGGTGCTTATCTGCTAAAGGGAGGCAATACCTATAATCCGTCCGATGGTTTCCGCCGCATACCGGCAGACAGTTTAATTCCGGATGAGCATGGAGATTACTTCCGCCAATGGCGACCGAAAATAAAGAATGCAAACGATATCTGGCAGGAGATTGTAAACGTAACGCATTTGCCGGGAGTTACTTCCGCACCGAAGCTTCAACCCATCGAAGCCCGGTTGGTAATGCTATCTACAGGTATGCGTGCTCCCATGGGGCTTAAAATATACGGTCCCGACCTCGAAACTATTGAGCAAGGGGGAAAAGCCATGGAGAAAGCATTAAAGTCTGTGCCGTCGGTTATTCCGTCTTCCGTGTTCTACGACCGTGCCGTGGGTGCTCCTTATCTGGAGATTAAGCTCAACAGAGAGAACATGGCCCGTTATGGGATAAAGGTTACCGACTTGCAAGAGATATTGAGCGCTGCCGTGGGAGGTATGGTACTGAGCAAAACAGTCGAAGGACGGGAACGTTTTCCCATCCGCCTGCGTTATGCCCGCGAACTGCGGAATAGCCCCGAAGAATTGTCTGCATTGCTGATTCCCACCGCTACCGGTGCACAAATTCCGCTGAAAGAAGTAGCGGATATACAGTACACGAAAGGCGCACAAATGATTCAAAGTGAGAACACTTTCCTGGTGGGATATGTGATATTCGACAAGCAAGCCGGAAAAGCCGAAGTGAATGTGGTGAACGAAGCTCAAAAGGTGCTCAAACAGAAGATAGCCAGCGGAGAGTTAAAGCTACCCAAAGGCGTAAGCTATAAGTTTGCAGGCAACTACGAGCAACAAGAACGAGCCACCAGTCGCCTGCTCATTGTGGTTCCGCTTGCCCTGCTCATTGTTTTGCTGGTACTTTACTTCCAGTTCAGAACCGTAACCGCTTCGCTGATCCATTTCTCGGGTGTCTTTGTAGCATTCGCAGGAGGTTTCATCTTGTTGTGGCTTTATGGGCAAGACTGGTTTATGAACTTCTCTGTGGGAGGAGAAAATATGCGCGACCTCTTCCAGATGCACACCATCAACCTCAGTGTAGCCGTCTGGGTAGGATTCATCGCTCTGTTTGGGGTAGCTACGGATGATGGGGTATTGATGGGAACATACATACATCAAACCTTTCTTCACAAGAATCCGCAGAGTAAACACGAGATTCGCGAAGCAGTGATAGAAGCCGGGTTGAAGCGTGTTCGCCCTGCTGCAATGACCACAGCCACCACGCTCATTGCTCTGCTGCCCGTACTGACCTCTACCGGAAAAGGTGCCGACATCATGATACCGATGGCCATACCAACCTTTGGCGGCATGCTCATCCAATCCATGACCATGTTCGTGGTACCCGTACTTCAATGCTGGTGGCGCGAAGGTGCTATTAAAAAGAATATAAAAATGCAGGAGGAAACAAATGATGAAGAATAA